The following DNA comes from Photobacterium sp. DA100.
CCTGCCGGGCTCGATTCCCCCACTCCAGCATTTGCCAATCGGCTGCCGGCTGGGGCCCCGCTGCCCGCACGCCCAACGTAAATGTGTCGAAGTGCCAAAGCGCAGAAAGATCAAGAATCACAAGTTCAGCTGCCACTTCCCGCTGAACATGGAGAGCAGTACCAAATGAGTGCGTTACTTGAAGTCGAGAACCTGAAAAAAGACTACCACTACCGCTCAGGCTTGTTCCGCCGCCGTACTATAGAGGCCGTCAAGCCGGTTTCCTTCAGTCTGGAGGCCGGCGAGACTATCGCCTTTATGGGGGAAAACGGCTCGGGGAAATCCACCTTGGCCCGAATGCTCGCGGGCGTAGTCGAGCCGACCGAAGGCGTTATCCGAGTCAATGGCGAGCCGCTGGCTCACCGGGATTACCAGACCCGCTGCAAGCTGATCAGGATGATCTTCCAGGATCCCAACACCTCGCTCAATCCGCGGATCCAGATCGGCAAAATCCTCGAAGGGCCGCTGAAGCGAAACACCAATATGACCCCGCAGGCCCGTGAGCGCCGGATCATGGAAACCCTGAAGCGTGTCGGCCTGCTGCCGGAACACGCTTACTTCTACCCGCAGATGCTGGCGACCGGCCAGAAACAGCGTGTGTCACTGGCCCGGGCCTTGATCCTGCAACCTTGTATCATTGTCGCCGACGAAGCGCTCAACGGGCTGGATATGTCGATGCGCTCTCAGATCATCAACCTGCTACTCGAGCTGCAGGAAGAAATGGGCCTGTCATACATCTATGTGTCGCAGCACATGGGGGTGATCAAGCATTTCTCCGATAAAGTTATCGTGATGCAGCACGGTGAGATTGTCGAACAGGGCACAACCAGTGAGGTCTTCAGCAACCCGCAGCACGCGCTGACCCAGAAGTTGCTCGACAGCCACTTCTCAGCCCCATCCCACGACCGGACAACCCGCCTGAGCAGGGCAACGCCGAAAATTGAGTGCTAGGCCTGCGCTGCCAATACGTGAAACGAAAAAACGGGCACCTTGCCCGTTTTTTGTTTTATCAAGACCACCTCGTCAAACGGCCTCCAGACTAAGCCAAGAATACCGCCAAGCCACCCAATATCACGGCGCCCGTTACCGGCAAGGCGACGTATTTTCGCAGCCCGGGCTCACCGATGAACCACGCCATCCCCATCTTGACCAAGCTGTTCACGGCCGCGGCAATAAAAATCCCTGTCGCTGCCGTCGCGAGCATCTGGCCACCGGCACTCTGGCGCCCCAAGGCAAGAGTGATGGCATCCACATCGGTGATCCCTGAAATCGCCGCCAGTACCAGTGTCCCTGTATCGCCGAACCACTCCTGCAAACCATTGGCCAGCAGGATGATAAGTAGCAAGATCACACCAAAACTCAATGCCGAGGTCAGCGCCAGGGGGTTTTGTTTCATCTCGGGATTCATCTGGCTATCCGCCTTGTTTCGCTGCCATATCCACCAGGCCGGCACATAGAAGCCCAGCATCATCAGCAACATAGGTAACCACAGCAGTTCAATCAATTGCCTGTTGACCACAGAGCACACGAACAAGATACGAGGAAACATGGTGCCGCAGCTGAGCAGAATCCCACTAGCCAGCAGCCCATTGAGCTGGGGCTGCTGCTTCGACAGATGGGAAAACTGCAATGTCAGCGCCGTCGAGGAGCTGAGCCCGGCAAAAAGACAAGTCAGCAAGATACCTTTTTGTGCCCCGCCGATTTTCATCGCGAAGTAGCCAACGAAGGAAATGCCGGCAATCAATACCACCATCCACCAAATCTCGTAAGGGTTAATCGCTCCCCACGGTCCCATCGGCTCATTGGGCAATAACGGCAGCAGTACCGCCGAGATCAGCAGCAGTCGCAGCGCCGCATCAAGCTCATACTCCTGCAGCCGCTGCAGCGCTGAGTGCAGCTCTTGTTTATTATCGAGGATGATGGCGGTGATCACCGCGGCAGAAACCGCCAAGGCTGGTTCGCCGACCACAGCCAGAGCCCCGAGCAGAAAGGTCAGCAACGCCCCTACCAAGCCGGTGATACTGAGGTTGGTTTGCCTTTTCAATTTCAGGCGGTGGGAGTAGGCGACGGTCAACAGGATGGTTAGTGCGGCAAAAGACAAACCGAGGAACAACTCGGAAAAGCGCTCGGCCAACAAGCCGCAGATACCACCAAGCAACCCGACCAGCGAATAGGTGCGGATCCCGGCAATCCGGCTCCCTGCTGCTTCATTGCGCTCAACCCATCCGCGTTGAATACCTATGATTGCGCCAAGCAGAAGTGCAATGGCCAGCCTGATATAGGGAGAGGTTAACGCTAAATCCGAGTCCATTGGGCCTCCCAATCCGATTACCTTAATCTAGTTTAGGATGACTCCCGGCAAGCAACTGTCTGCTGCATCACGGAATTGATATCACCGGACAATAAAAAAGCAGGCCCTCGTTGAGGGCCTGCCTGAAAACTATCGGCGAGATGCCTGGTTAGGCAAGTGTCTTGTTGATTTCTGCCAGTACCGCAGCAGGATCTGCTGCCTGGGTAATTGGGCGTCCGATCACCAGATAGTCAGAGCCGGCTTTCACCGCCTCAACCGGCGTCATCACACGGCGCTGGTCGCCTGCCGCGCTACCTGCTGGGCGGATCCCCGGCGTCACCAGCTTGAACTCGCTCCCGAGCTCGGCTTTCAACATACTCGCTTCCTGGGCCGAGCAAACCACACCGTCAAGGCCGCTGTTTTTCGTCAGGCGGGCAAGGTTCAAGACATGCTCTTTCGGCTCGGCGGTAATACCAATCCCCTTAAGATCAGCCGCTTCCATACTGGTCAATACCGTTACACCGATAAGTAGCGGACGATCTTTGCCATAGGGCTCAAGGATTTCGCGCGAGGCGGTCATCATACGCTCGCCACCACTAGCGTGGACATTCACCATCCAGACACCCAGCTCAGCAGCAGCAGCCACCGCACGGGAACAAGTATTCGGGATATCGTGGAATTTCAAATCCAGGAATACAGAATGGCCCCGCTCATGCAGTTTACGCACAAAGTCAGGGCCAAAAAAAGTAAACATCTCTTTGCCAACTTTCAATCGGCAACTGCCCGGTTCAATCCGGTCAACAAAGGCTAGTGCTTCGTCTTGGCTTGGGTAGTCGAGAGCGACAATTACTTTTGGATCTAACATGGCATCTCCTGCTTAGTTATAAGGTCAAACTAGCCCAGCATGCTGAGCGCGCTCAGGATTGTACAGCAAAATAGTTTTTTATCGAGCATTAATTAACAAACCGCACCAAACAGCCAAAAACCACACCCAACACCAACAGCCAATCGTTTCATTCGCCAACTAAATTTTTCAACATCTTTTTCGATGGTCAAAAGCAGTCCAAAAAAAATCTAGTTGAATAATTCGCCCTAAAAAGCCCTACTTTTGACACAAAAAAGCCCACTTGAACTACAAGCGGGCTTTTAATGGCAATTTAACCATGTAAACTTCAGCTTATTCGCCGTCCAAACCGCGAATTGGCTTGATCGAACCCCACCCCTTACAGGAAGGACACTGCCAATAGAGAGAGTGGGTGGCAAAGCCACACTGGCGGCAGCGGTAGTGAGGCTTAATCTTAATCTGCTCGCCAACCAAACCTCGTAGCGTCGTCAAGCTGTCTTTCGCCCTGCCTTCCTCGGCCTCGTCCAGATGATAGTCCATCAACTGATAGAAACCCTTCATCGTTGGGTTCTTCTGCAATTGACGGGTCATGAACGTCTGGGCCATCGTCGGGCCTTCTCGCTTGGCAATCTCGTCGGCCAGCATCAGCTCGGCGGTCGACCCTGCCTTTTGCTCTACACAGTAGCGCAAGTACTTGAGCCAGCCGGACTCATTGTCCATCGCTTCGTAGCACTCCAGCAGCAGCGGCAGCGCTTCACCGATGAATTCGATATCCTGCTCGGCAACACGCTCTAGCTGCTTGGCCGCCGATTTGAACTCATCTTCGGCAATCAAGATCTTTGCCAGCATGATACTGGCCCTGACACAGGTTTTATCCGCGGACAGCGATTTTTTGAGGAGCTGCTTGGCCTTATCCGGGTTCTGCGCGCTCATCTCCAGCATCGCCATTTCACACCAGTAATGGGCGATATCGTGTTTGAGCCTGCTCTTCCCCATCTTGACCAAGTGGCTAGCAATATTAATCGCTTTTTCCCACTCTCGCGTCTGTTGGTAAATGGTCAGGAGTTGCTGCAGCGCCCCTTTGCGGTGGTCGGGTTCATCCAACAGCTGCTCGAAGATTTTCTCGGCGCGGTCAAAAAAACCAGCCGCCATATAGTCTTGGGCTAACTGCTGCAAAGCGAGATTACGCTGGTCAATAGTCAGATTTGGGCGGGCAATCAGATTTTGGTGGATGCGAATCGCACGATCAACTTCGCCCCGGCTCCGGAAAAGATTTCCCAAAGCCAGGTGTGTATCGATCGTTTCACTATCAACCTGGAGCAGCTCAATAAACACATCCACTGCTTTATCGGACTGGTCCGATAACAGCAGGTTCAGGCCTGTCACGTACTGGCGTGACATGTGATGAGACTGCTCTTGTTGCTTGTTACTAGCGCTCCTGTTACCCATATACCAGCCGTAGGCGGCAGCAATAGGCAATAACAGGAACAACAGTTCTAGCATTAAATGTTATTCCTTAACTGGCTCGGCTCGTAGCTGATCCAGTTCTTGTTGCTGCTTTTGGACTTTCTTGCTCAGGCGGTTTTTGGTGAAACGGGCCTTGAGGTACAGCAGGCCGCAGATCAGCCAGCCGATAACGAACCCGGAACCGAAGGCAATACCCAGCAATGTCGATAGCTGGAGTTCTCCCTGGGCAATCAAATAGTCAAAGTTCACCAACTGCTGATTTTGGGCACCCAGCGCAAGGGTAACCAAGAAACACGCAGCCAGTAAGAGTACGGTCAGAATTTTCATCGTGAATCCTTCTCACTTGAACGAAATATAGATGATACCTATCTGGTAAAGGCAATGCCCCAAAACCGAAAAAAACATCTGGTATAAGCACAGACGGGTATGGCCTGATTATGCAAGATTTTGCCTCATCAGACCATGATCAATACGCATAAAAAAACGGCATACTTAACAGCATGCCGTTTTTTTGTTCTAAACGTGCTTAACTAGCAATAGACTGGTTAACACGGTCGCGCAATTCCTTGCCAGGCTTGAAGTGAGGAACGTACTTGCCGTCCAGCTCAACCTTGTCACCTGTTTTCGGGTTTCGACCTACACGTGGAGCGCGGTAATGCAAAGAGAAGCTACCAAAGCCACGGATTTCGATTCGGTCACCCTCAGCCAGGGTCGTAGCCATATGCTCAAGGATTTCCTTAATAGCATCTTCTACCTGTTTGGCAGAAAGATGTGTTTGTTGACTGCATAGTCTTTCAATTAATTCAGACTTTGTCATAAACACTCCGTTTTTAGTATGTTTCTCAATAGTATAACCGCTTGGGAGGAAAAGTGATCCCCCCGAGCTCAATTATTCGCCTTTAGCCGCTTTGAAAGCGTCAGCCATTGCGCTACCGAAAGAAGCATCTTCTTGCTTGTTCAGGTTAGCCATAGCTTCTTGCTCTTCAGCAACGTCTTTAGCGCGTACAGATAGGTTGATTACGCGGTTCTTACGGTCAACGCCTGTGAATTTAGCTTCAACAGAATCGCCAACAGAAAGAACTAGAGTTGCGTCTTCAACACGGTCAACTGATGCTTCAGAAGCACGTAGGTAACCTTCAACACCTTCAGCTAGCTCGATAGTTGCGCCTTTCGCGTCAACTGCAGTAACAGTACCAGTAACTAGAGCACCTTTCTTGTTAACTGCAACGAAGCCGTTGAACGGGTCTTCTTCGATCTGCTTGATACCTAGAGAGATACGCTCGCGCTCTGCGTCAACCGCTAGAACAACTGCAGAGATCTCGTCGCCTTTCTTGAAGTCGCGAACTGCTTCTTCACCTGCAACATTCCAAGAAATGTCAGATAGGTGAACAAGACCGTCGATGCCGCCTTCAAGACCGATGAAGATACCGAAGTCAGTGATAGACTTGATCTTACCAGTTACGCGATCGCCCTTAGCTTGCATTTCAGCGAATGACTGCCATGGGTTAGCTTTACACTGCTTAAGACCTAGGCTGATACGACGACGCTCTTCGTCGATATCAAGAACCATAACTTCAACTTCGTCGCCCACGTTAACAACTTTAGATGGGTGGATGTTCTTGTTAGTCCAATCCATCTCAGAAACGTGTACAAGACCTTCAACGCCTTCTTCGATTTCAACGAAGCAGCCGTAGTCAGTTAGGTTAGTTACGCGGCCAGAAAGCTTAGTACCTTCTGGGTAACGCTTAGCGATTGCTACCCATGGATCTTCGCCTAGCTGCTTAAGACCTAGTGATACGCGAGTACGCTCACGGTCGAACTTAAGAACTTTAACGTTGATCTCGTCGCCAACATTAACGATTTCAGATGGGTGCTTAACGCGCTTCCAAGCCATGTCAGTGATGTGTAGAAGACCGTCAACACCACCAAGGTCAACGAACGCACCGTAGTCAGTAAGGTTCTTAACGATACCTTTAACTTCCATGCCTTCCTGTAGAGAAGCAAGAAGTTCATCACGCTCAACGCTGTTTTCAGATTCGATAACTGCGCGACGAGAAACAACTACGTTGTTACGCTTCTGGTCTAGCTTGATTACTTTGAACTCTAGCTCTTTGTTTTCTAGGTGAGCAGTGTCACGAACTGGACGTACGTCTACTAGAGAGCCTGGTAGGAACGCACGGATGCCGTTAAGTTCAACTGTGAAGCCGCCTTTAACTTTACCGTTGATGATACCAACAACAGTTTCAGCGTCTTCGTAAGCTTTCTCAAGAACGATCCAAGCTTCGTGGCGCTTAGCTTTCTCGCGAGAAAGTTTAGTCTCACCGAAGCCGTCTTCTACTGCGTCTAGAGCAACGTCAACTTCTGCGCCGATTTCGATTTCGATTTCGCCAGCAGCGTTCTTGAATTCATCAGCAGGGATAGAAGACTCAGACTTAAGGCCTGCGTCAACTAGTACGTAACCGTTTTCGATAGCTACAACAGTACCTTTAACGATTGCACCTGGACGTGTTTCTAGTTCGTTTAGAGACTCTTCAAAAAGTAGAGCAAAAGATTCAGTCATTATTTAATCTTCAATGTGATTAACAACCATGGGTATCCTACCGCATGGGGTTGGTAGTAAAGTCAGTTATCTTCCGTGACACCGACGCCATCATGCCGAATTATTCGGCTGATAATTTCGTTTCAATATGGGCCAATGCCAGTTCGATGACTTGATCGATAGACATCTCTGTAGAGTCTAGCACCAATGCATCAGCCGCGGGACGTAACGGCGCGACCGCACGGTTGCGATCTCGGTAGTCACGTTCCTGAATTTCTTTCAAAAGGTGGTCAAAGTTAACATCTAACCCTTTCTGTTGCAACTGCTTCATGCGACGATTCGCACGTTCTTCGGCACTGGCATCGAGAAAGATCTTGACTTCTGCCTGAGGGAACACCACGGTGCCCATGTCACGGCCGTCCGCAACCAGGCCCGGCGCCTCGCTGAATGCACGCTGGCGACGAAGCAGGGCTTCGCGCACGCGCGGCAGCGCTGCCACCTTGGAGGCTGCCATGCCGGTTTCTTCCTTACGAAGCTCACCCGACACGTCTTCCCCTTCAAGAATCACCTTTACCAACTCACCTTCAGCGATAAACTGCACATCCAGGTGAGCCGCCAAAGGTACAAGTGCGTCTTCAGACTCTAGGTCAACTCCGTGGTGCAGCGCCGCCAGGGCCAGCACGCGGTAGATAGCGCCAGAGTCCAATAGCTTCCAGCCCAGTTTATCTGCCAACAGCATACATAGCGTGCCTTTGCCGGCACCGCTTGGTCCATCGACAGTGATCACTGGCGCGTGAGTAGACATAGGTAATCTCCAAACTTGTTTAAATCTAAGCAGTCATACGTATCGGCACCCCATGGGCGTGCCGATACGTATTGCCGCTCTCAAACGGGGGCATATTATACGAGAAAAAAGTTGTGATACCAATCAGTAATCGGTCTTCAGGCCAAATAGACCTCGAGATAAAAAACAAAACCCGCCAGTTGACGGGTTCTGCTTAACTAATGACAACCCAGACAGTTAATGACTCAGAATGGCCAGCTTGTCGAAGTAATCCGGGAAGGTCTTGGAGGTACACTTAGGATCGTTGATCGTCACCGGCGTGTCGCTCAGTGCCACCAGCGAGAAGCACATCGCCATGCGGTGGTCATCATAGGTGTCAATGGCTGCATGGGTAAGCTGTGCCGGCGGGGTAATCGTGATGTAGTCTTCGCCTTCTTCTACCTCGGCACCGACCTTGCGTAGCTCAGTTGCCATCGCCGCCAAACGGTCGGTTTCCTTCACCCGCCAGTTGTAGACATTGCGGATAGACGTGGTGCCTTCGGCAAACAAGGCGGCGGTGGCGATCGTCATCGCGGCATCGGGAATATGGTTAAAGTCCATATCGACCGCCTTGAGCACGCCACGGCGGGCAATC
Coding sequences within:
- a CDS encoding ABC transporter ATP-binding protein, with the protein product MSALLEVENLKKDYHYRSGLFRRRTIEAVKPVSFSLEAGETIAFMGENGSGKSTLARMLAGVVEPTEGVIRVNGEPLAHRDYQTRCKLIRMIFQDPNTSLNPRIQIGKILEGPLKRNTNMTPQARERRIMETLKRVGLLPEHAYFYPQMLATGQKQRVSLARALILQPCIIVADEALNGLDMSMRSQIINLLLELQEEMGLSYIYVSQHMGVIKHFSDKVIVMQHGEIVEQGTTSEVFSNPQHALTQKLLDSHFSAPSHDRTTRLSRATPKIEC
- a CDS encoding MgtC/SapB family protein; this encodes MDSDLALTSPYIRLAIALLLGAIIGIQRGWVERNEAAGSRIAGIRTYSLVGLLGGICGLLAERFSELFLGLSFAALTILLTVAYSHRLKLKRQTNLSITGLVGALLTFLLGALAVVGEPALAVSAAVITAIILDNKQELHSALQRLQEYELDAALRLLLISAVLLPLLPNEPMGPWGAINPYEIWWMVVLIAGISFVGYFAMKIGGAQKGILLTCLFAGLSSSTALTLQFSHLSKQQPQLNGLLASGILLSCGTMFPRILFVCSVVNRQLIELLWLPMLLMMLGFYVPAWWIWQRNKADSQMNPEMKQNPLALTSALSFGVILLLIILLANGLQEWFGDTGTLVLAAISGITDVDAITLALGRQSAGGQMLATAATGIFIAAAVNSLVKMGMAWFIGEPGLRKYVALPVTGAVILGGLAVFLA
- the pyrF gene encoding orotidine-5'-phosphate decarboxylase, with the protein product MLDPKVIVALDYPSQDEALAFVDRIEPGSCRLKVGKEMFTFFGPDFVRKLHERGHSVFLDLKFHDIPNTCSRAVAAAAELGVWMVNVHASGGERMMTASREILEPYGKDRPLLIGVTVLTSMEAADLKGIGITAEPKEHVLNLARLTKNSGLDGVVCSAQEASMLKAELGSEFKLVTPGIRPAGSAAGDQRRVMTPVEAVKAGSDYLVIGRPITQAADPAAVLAEINKTLA
- the lapB gene encoding lipopolysaccharide assembly protein LapB; the protein is MLELLFLLLPIAAAYGWYMGNRSASNKQQEQSHHMSRQYVTGLNLLLSDQSDKAVDVFIELLQVDSETIDTHLALGNLFRSRGEVDRAIRIHQNLIARPNLTIDQRNLALQQLAQDYMAAGFFDRAEKIFEQLLDEPDHRKGALQQLLTIYQQTREWEKAINIASHLVKMGKSRLKHDIAHYWCEMAMLEMSAQNPDKAKQLLKKSLSADKTCVRASIMLAKILIAEDEFKSAAKQLERVAEQDIEFIGEALPLLLECYEAMDNESGWLKYLRYCVEQKAGSTAELMLADEIAKREGPTMAQTFMTRQLQKNPTMKGFYQLMDYHLDEAEEGRAKDSLTTLRGLVGEQIKIKPHYRCRQCGFATHSLYWQCPSCKGWGSIKPIRGLDGE
- a CDS encoding lipopolysaccharide assembly protein LapA domain-containing protein, encoding MKILTVLLLAACFLVTLALGAQNQQLVNFDYLIAQGELQLSTLLGIAFGSGFVIGWLICGLLYLKARFTKNRLSKKVQKQQQELDQLRAEPVKE
- the ihfB gene encoding integration host factor subunit beta, which codes for MTKSELIERLCSQQTHLSAKQVEDAIKEILEHMATTLAEGDRIEIRGFGSFSLHYRAPRVGRNPKTGDKVELDGKYVPHFKPGKELRDRVNQSIAS
- the rpsA gene encoding 30S ribosomal protein S1; this encodes MTESFALLFEESLNELETRPGAIVKGTVVAIENGYVLVDAGLKSESSIPADEFKNAAGEIEIEIGAEVDVALDAVEDGFGETKLSREKAKRHEAWIVLEKAYEDAETVVGIINGKVKGGFTVELNGIRAFLPGSLVDVRPVRDTAHLENKELEFKVIKLDQKRNNVVVSRRAVIESENSVERDELLASLQEGMEVKGIVKNLTDYGAFVDLGGVDGLLHITDMAWKRVKHPSEIVNVGDEINVKVLKFDRERTRVSLGLKQLGEDPWVAIAKRYPEGTKLSGRVTNLTDYGCFVEIEEGVEGLVHVSEMDWTNKNIHPSKVVNVGDEVEVMVLDIDEERRRISLGLKQCKANPWQSFAEMQAKGDRVTGKIKSITDFGIFIGLEGGIDGLVHLSDISWNVAGEEAVRDFKKGDEISAVVLAVDAERERISLGIKQIEEDPFNGFVAVNKKGALVTGTVTAVDAKGATIELAEGVEGYLRASEASVDRVEDATLVLSVGDSVEAKFTGVDRKNRVINLSVRAKDVAEEQEAMANLNKQEDASFGSAMADAFKAAKGE
- the cmk gene encoding (d)CMP kinase is translated as MSTHAPVITVDGPSGAGKGTLCMLLADKLGWKLLDSGAIYRVLALAALHHGVDLESEDALVPLAAHLDVQFIAEGELVKVILEGEDVSGELRKEETGMAASKVAALPRVREALLRRQRAFSEAPGLVADGRDMGTVVFPQAEVKIFLDASAEERANRRMKQLQQKGLDVNFDHLLKEIQERDYRDRNRAVAPLRPAADALVLDSTEMSIDQVIELALAHIETKLSAE